One Robbsia sp. KACC 23696 DNA segment encodes these proteins:
- the eno gene encoding phosphopyruvate hydratase: protein MSAIVDIIGREILDSRGNPTVECDVLLESGTMGRAAVPSGASTGSREAIELRDGDKSRYLGKGVLTAVQHVNTEISEAILGLDAAEQAFLDKTLIELDGTENKSRLGANAMLAVSMAVAKAAAEEAGLPLYRYFGGSGAMQLPVPMMNIVNGGAHANNNLDIQEFMIMPVGQPTFREALRAGTEVFHALKSLLAEKGHSTSVGDEGGFAPNFASNEECLGTISQAIEKAGYRVGEDILLALDCASSEFYKDGRYKLSGENLELSSQEFAHYLETLAGKFPIVSIEDGMSENDWDGWKYLTDVLGKKVQLVGDDLFVTNTKILKEGIQRGIANSILIKINQIGTLTETFAAIEMAKRAGYTAVVSHRSGETEDSTIADIAVGLNAGQIKTGSLSRSDRIAKYNQLLRIEEDLGDIASYPGRSTFYNLSGWDKR, encoded by the coding sequence ATGAGTGCAATCGTTGACATCATCGGGCGGGAGATCCTGGACTCGCGCGGCAATCCGACCGTCGAGTGCGATGTGTTGTTGGAATCGGGCACGATGGGCCGGGCGGCAGTGCCGTCGGGCGCATCCACCGGCTCGCGCGAAGCGATCGAGCTTCGTGACGGCGACAAGAGCCGTTATCTCGGCAAGGGCGTGCTGACCGCTGTTCAGCACGTCAACACCGAAATCTCCGAAGCGATCCTTGGTCTGGATGCCGCCGAACAGGCCTTCCTGGATAAGACGCTGATCGAGCTGGATGGCACCGAGAACAAGTCGCGCCTGGGCGCGAACGCGATGCTGGCGGTGTCGATGGCGGTGGCCAAGGCTGCGGCCGAGGAAGCCGGTCTGCCGCTGTATCGCTACTTCGGTGGTTCGGGGGCGATGCAATTGCCGGTGCCGATGATGAATATCGTCAACGGTGGCGCGCATGCGAACAACAACCTGGATATCCAGGAATTCATGATCATGCCGGTGGGCCAGCCGACGTTCCGTGAGGCGCTGCGCGCCGGAACCGAAGTGTTTCACGCGCTGAAGTCGTTGCTGGCCGAAAAGGGCCACAGCACGTCGGTGGGCGACGAAGGCGGTTTTGCGCCGAACTTCGCATCGAACGAAGAATGCCTCGGAACGATTAGCCAGGCGATCGAGAAGGCTGGTTACCGCGTCGGCGAAGACATTCTGCTGGCGCTGGACTGCGCGTCGTCCGAGTTTTACAAGGACGGCAGGTATAAGCTGTCTGGCGAGAATCTGGAACTGTCCTCGCAGGAATTCGCGCATTACCTCGAAACGCTGGCCGGTAAGTTCCCGATCGTCTCTATCGAGGACGGGATGTCCGAGAACGATTGGGACGGCTGGAAATACCTGACCGATGTATTGGGCAAGAAGGTGCAGTTGGTCGGCGACGATCTGTTCGTCACGAACACGAAGATCCTGAAGGAAGGCATCCAGCGCGGTATTGCAAACTCGATCCTGATCAAGATCAATCAGATCGGCACGCTGACGGAAACGTTCGCTGCCATCGAAATGGCGAAGCGCGCAGGTTATACGGCCGTGGTGTCGCATCGTTCTGGCGAAACGGAAGATTCGACGATCGCCGATATCGCCGTGGGCCTGAATGCTGGTCAGATCAAGACGGGTTCGCTGTCGCGCAGCGATCGCATCGCGAAGTACAACCAGTTGCTGCGCATCGAGGAAGATCTGGGCGATATCGCCAGCTATCCGGGGCGCTCGACGTTTTACAATCTGTCCGGTTGGGATAAGCGTTAA
- the ftsB gene encoding cell division protein FtsB: protein MRIVTVVLIALLVLVQYPLWWGSGGWLRVHDLQQQLANQLQKNADAKDKNDRLAGEVDDLQHGTDAVEERARYELGMIKQDEVFVQFVSPAEQMKLPANGQSNLSTRGVMSATPLAVVPEPPAHGRAQTKRMAEEAAKHKAATEKARERRARQD, encoded by the coding sequence ATGCGGATCGTTACCGTCGTTTTGATCGCGCTGCTCGTGCTGGTCCAATATCCGCTGTGGTGGGGTTCCGGCGGGTGGTTGCGCGTGCATGATCTGCAGCAGCAGCTTGCAAATCAGTTGCAGAAGAATGCCGACGCGAAGGATAAAAACGATCGCCTGGCGGGGGAGGTCGACGATCTTCAGCATGGCACGGACGCCGTCGAAGAGCGCGCCCGCTATGAGCTGGGCATGATCAAGCAGGACGAGGTCTTCGTGCAGTTCGTGTCGCCTGCCGAGCAGATGAAGCTGCCGGCGAACGGGCAATCAAATCTCTCCACGCGGGGCGTCATGTCCGCCACGCCGTTGGCGGTCGTGCCGGAACCACCGGCGCATGGACGCGCCCAGACCAAGCGGATGGCCGAAGAAGCGGCCAAACACAAGGCCGCGACGGAAAAAGCCCGCGAACGCCGCGCCCGTCAAGACTGA
- the hslO gene encoding Hsp33 family molecular chaperone HslO: MNDQLERFMFEAGPVRGEYVSLQQTWQDVLVRRNYPAPVRAMLGEMLAASALLSANLKFDGALVMQIHGDGPVKMLVVQCNSDLSMRATAKLSADIDSIADDATMTSLVNANGQGRCAITLDPREKLPGQQPYQGIVPLSDEDGPIATIGGALEYYMRHSEQLDTRLWLAADDKRAVGMLLQKMPGTGGKASAADDGDTWDRVCALGGTLQSEEMLSTEGETLLHRLFWEERRTSPDSQPTRFACSCSREKVGGMLTMLGRAEVEDILEEKGEVEVHCEFCNQRYVFDRVDAAQLFDAPIPGDVSPPPEQRH; this comes from the coding sequence ATGAATGATCAGTTAGAACGCTTCATGTTCGAGGCCGGCCCCGTGCGGGGCGAATACGTCTCGCTGCAACAGACGTGGCAGGACGTGCTCGTCCGTCGCAATTATCCGGCGCCCGTGCGCGCGATGCTCGGCGAAATGCTCGCCGCCTCCGCGCTGCTGTCGGCGAATCTGAAATTCGACGGCGCGCTCGTGATGCAGATCCACGGCGACGGTCCCGTCAAGATGCTGGTTGTCCAGTGCAATTCGGACCTGTCGATGCGCGCAACGGCGAAGTTGTCCGCCGATATCGACAGCATTGCCGACGACGCGACGATGACCTCGCTCGTCAATGCCAACGGTCAGGGACGCTGCGCCATCACCTTGGACCCGCGAGAAAAACTGCCGGGACAACAGCCGTATCAAGGCATCGTGCCACTGTCCGACGAAGACGGTCCCATCGCCACGATCGGCGGCGCGCTCGAGTACTATATGCGGCATTCCGAGCAATTGGACACGCGTCTCTGGCTGGCCGCCGATGACAAGCGTGCCGTCGGCATGCTGCTGCAAAAGATGCCCGGAACCGGCGGCAAGGCGAGCGCCGCCGACGACGGCGACACCTGGGACCGCGTCTGCGCACTGGGGGGAACGCTGCAATCCGAGGAGATGTTGTCGACCGAAGGCGAGACGCTTTTGCATCGGCTCTTCTGGGAAGAGCGACGCACCTCGCCGGACAGTCAACCGACGCGTTTCGCCTGCAGCTGCTCGCGAGAGAAGGTCGGCGGCATGCTGACGATGCTGGGACGCGCCGAAGTGGAAGATATTCTCGAAGAGAAAGGCGAAGTCGAGGTGCATTGCGAATTCTGTAACCAGCGCTATGTCTTCGACCGGGTGGACGCGGCGCAGTTGTTCGATGCGCCGATTCCGGGCGACGTCTCGCCCCCGCCCGAACAACGGCACTGA
- a CDS encoding gamma carbonic anhydrase family protein codes for MTIYRLGEYVPIIDETAFVAPGATVIGRVVLGPGVSVWPGAVLRGDNDLIEIGEGSNIQDGAILHVDIGHPLRIGRGVTIGHQVMLHGCTIADNVLVGIQSVVLNDAVIHENSLIGAASLLTSGKHFPPGVMVRGSPAQVVRELTPDEIEKLRDSAQSYRAHCAFYKENLARVG; via the coding sequence GTGACGATTTACCGCCTCGGCGAATATGTTCCCATTATCGATGAAACGGCCTTCGTCGCCCCCGGTGCGACGGTTATCGGGCGCGTCGTTCTGGGCCCCGGCGTCAGCGTCTGGCCGGGTGCCGTGCTACGCGGCGACAACGATCTGATCGAGATCGGCGAAGGCAGCAATATTCAGGACGGTGCGATTCTGCACGTCGATATCGGTCACCCACTGCGCATCGGACGCGGCGTGACGATCGGGCATCAGGTCATGCTGCACGGCTGCACGATTGCAGACAACGTGCTGGTCGGTATCCAGTCCGTCGTTTTGAACGATGCGGTGATTCACGAGAACAGCCTGATCGGCGCGGCGTCGCTGCTGACCTCGGGCAAGCATTTCCCGCCCGGCGTGATGGTGCGCGGCTCGCCCGCCCAAGTCGTTCGGGAACTGACGCCGGACGAAATCGAAAAACTGCGCGACAGTGCCCAAAGCTATCGCGCGCACTGTGCGTTTTACAAGGAAAACCTCGCCCGAGTGGGCTGA
- a CDS encoding ferritin-like domain-containing protein, whose product MKSLPARGGATLRSASLPGLRAAALDALRVDAPREKAARARALFQGDIAATAADRPSAPLLPPDTPGRPARPPLVDPRELARRNVTTIEGRCVMLHAIAHIEFNAINLALDAVARFDGMPVDFYRDWIRVAAEEGYHFTLLADRLEDLGSAYGAYPAHDGLWEMALRTKDDVLARMALVPRTLEARGLDAAPPIRAKLSAAGDSIAAGIIDIILRDEIGHVAIGNRWYRWLCAREGRDPLAHYAVLARDYRAPRLRGPFNLAARRAAGFDEAELAALQAPAPLRTEGSA is encoded by the coding sequence ATGAAGTCATTGCCCGCCAGAGGCGGGGCGACGCTGCGATCGGCGTCGCTTCCCGGGCTACGGGCCGCGGCACTGGACGCTTTGCGCGTCGACGCGCCGCGAGAAAAAGCCGCCCGTGCCCGGGCCCTGTTTCAAGGCGACATCGCGGCCACGGCCGCCGACAGGCCGAGCGCGCCGTTGCTACCGCCCGATACGCCCGGCCGTCCCGCGCGTCCGCCGCTGGTGGATCCCCGCGAGCTGGCGCGCCGCAACGTCACGACGATCGAGGGTCGCTGCGTGATGTTGCATGCCATCGCGCATATCGAGTTCAACGCGATCAATCTCGCGCTCGACGCGGTGGCGCGTTTCGATGGCATGCCGGTCGACTTCTACCGGGACTGGATTCGCGTCGCGGCGGAGGAGGGCTATCACTTCACCCTGCTGGCCGATCGCTTGGAGGATCTCGGGAGCGCGTATGGCGCCTACCCGGCGCATGACGGCCTCTGGGAGATGGCGCTGCGGACCAAGGATGACGTCCTCGCGCGGATGGCCCTCGTACCGCGCACCTTGGAAGCGCGGGGATTGGATGCGGCGCCGCCGATCCGTGCCAAGCTGTCGGCGGCGGGGGACAGTATCGCGGCCGGCATTATCGATATCATCCTGCGCGACGAGATCGGGCACGTCGCCATCGGCAATCGCTGGTATCGATGGCTTTGCGCGCGCGAGGGGCGCGATCCGTTGGCGCATTATGCCGTCCTGGCACGGGACTACCGGGCGCCACGCCTGCGCGGACCGTTCAATCTGGCGGCACGCCGCGCCGCCGGCTTCGACGAAGCCGAACTGGCGGCATTGCAGGCGCCCGCTCCCCTTCGCACCGAAGGGTCGGCCTGA
- a CDS encoding 3',5'-nucleoside bisphosphate phosphatase, whose protein sequence is MNPHSVNADLHCHSTVSDGTLSPEEVAALAKAGKVGLWALTDHDELGGQARAAAAAQAQGMRYVSGVEISVTWANRTVHVVGLAVDPGHPILVDGLASIRTGRQARARTMGDKLAALGIQGAYEGALRFVSNPDLISRTHFARYLVECGAACSTQDVFKRFLAEGKPGYVAHRWAALGDAMEWIRASGGTAVIAHPGRYQYTDLEFSALFDEFRARGGEAIEVITGSHTPDQFVEYADVARHYGFRASRGSDFHGLDDGRHMPGTLPDLPTDLVPVWTDWL, encoded by the coding sequence ATGAATCCTCACTCCGTCAATGCCGATCTTCACTGCCACTCCACCGTCTCGGACGGTACCTTGTCCCCGGAGGAGGTCGCCGCCTTGGCCAAGGCCGGCAAGGTTGGATTGTGGGCGCTGACCGATCATGACGAGCTGGGGGGACAGGCGCGGGCCGCCGCGGCGGCGCAGGCGCAGGGTATGCGGTATGTCTCGGGCGTCGAAATATCGGTGACTTGGGCCAACCGGACCGTGCACGTCGTGGGCTTGGCAGTCGATCCCGGCCATCCGATTCTCGTCGACGGCCTGGCATCGATCCGCACCGGGCGCCAGGCTCGCGCCCGCACGATGGGCGACAAGCTCGCGGCGCTCGGGATCCAGGGCGCCTATGAAGGGGCCTTGCGCTTCGTCTCCAATCCGGACTTGATCTCGCGGACCCATTTCGCCCGTTATCTCGTGGAATGCGGCGCGGCCTGCTCGACACAAGACGTGTTCAAGCGTTTTCTGGCGGAAGGCAAGCCCGGCTATGTCGCGCATCGCTGGGCCGCGCTGGGCGATGCGATGGAATGGATTCGAGCGTCGGGCGGCACGGCCGTCATCGCGCATCCCGGCCGTTACCAATACACCGATCTGGAGTTTTCTGCCTTGTTCGATGAATTCCGCGCCCGCGGCGGGGAGGCCATAGAGGTCATCACGGGCAGCCACACGCCGGATCAATTCGTCGAATATGCCGATGTGGCCCGTCACTACGGATTCCGGGCATCGCGTGGTTCGGATTTCCACGGTCTGGACGATGGTCGTCACATGCCCGGCACGCTGCCGGACTTGCCGACTGACCTTGTACCGGTGTGGACCGATTGGCTGTAA
- a CDS encoding L-threonylcarbamoyladenylate synthase codes for MAQYFKIHPVDPQPRLVRQAVEILNDGGVIALPTDSSYALACHLDDRAAVDRIRRIRGLDERQMLSLLVRDLSELANFAIVDNQRYRTLKAVTPGPYSFILQATKEVPRRLSHPSRKTIGLRVPAHALTLAVLETLGQPLIASTLILPPDTQPLNDPEEIRARLEKQIDVVIDGGACAAQPSTVIDLTGPTPILVRAGRGDLAPFGLSEDALADSAEQ; via the coding sequence ATGGCGCAGTACTTCAAAATTCATCCGGTGGACCCGCAGCCACGTCTGGTGCGACAGGCGGTGGAAATCCTGAACGACGGCGGCGTCATCGCCTTGCCGACCGATTCGAGCTATGCCTTGGCCTGTCATCTGGACGATCGCGCGGCCGTGGACCGGATTCGACGTATTCGGGGGCTGGACGAGCGGCAGATGCTGTCGCTGCTGGTGCGCGATCTCTCCGAGCTGGCTAATTTTGCGATCGTCGACAACCAGCGGTATCGCACTTTGAAAGCGGTGACGCCGGGGCCGTACTCCTTCATCCTGCAGGCGACCAAGGAAGTACCGCGCCGCCTGTCCCATCCGTCGCGCAAGACGATCGGCTTACGCGTGCCCGCCCATGCGTTGACGCTCGCGGTGCTGGAAACGCTGGGGCAACCGCTGATTGCCTCGACGCTGATCCTGCCGCCGGACACGCAGCCGCTGAACGACCCGGAAGAGATCCGCGCTCGCCTGGAGAAGCAGATCGACGTGGTGATCGATGGGGGTGCCTGCGCGGCTCAGCCGTCGACGGTGATCGATCTGACCGGTCCGACGCCGATACTAGTACGCGCGGGCCGCGGGGATCTGGCGCCGTTCGGTCTCAGCGAGGACGCCTTGGCGGATTCGGCCGAGCAATGA
- a CDS encoding site-2 protease family protein: MDTLIQTVAVYALPVLFAITLHEAAHGYIAYLFGDRTAYMLGRVSVNPSRHIDPMGTIVMPLILYFLTSGAFLFGFAKPVPVNFGQLRNPRWHGLLVTLAGPGCNFIQALIWAIVSVALGASGVTEPFFVQMANAGIMVNLVMCIFNLFPLPPLDGGRIVVALLPPKQGYAFSRIEPYGFYIVMALVLTKLLTRYWLSPLMDVFFGVIRFLLMPLLLLLR, from the coding sequence ATGGATACCCTCATTCAAACCGTCGCGGTCTACGCGCTCCCCGTCCTCTTTGCAATCACCTTGCACGAGGCGGCACACGGCTATATCGCCTATCTGTTTGGCGATCGCACCGCCTATATGCTGGGTCGTGTCAGCGTGAATCCGTCGCGCCACATCGATCCGATGGGCACGATCGTGATGCCGCTTATCCTGTATTTCCTGACCAGCGGGGCCTTTCTGTTCGGGTTTGCCAAGCCGGTACCGGTTAATTTCGGGCAATTGCGCAATCCGCGCTGGCACGGCTTGCTGGTGACACTTGCCGGTCCTGGCTGCAATTTCATTCAGGCGCTGATATGGGCGATCGTCTCGGTCGCGCTGGGGGCGTCCGGCGTGACCGAGCCGTTCTTCGTGCAGATGGCGAACGCCGGGATCATGGTCAACCTGGTGATGTGCATATTCAACCTGTTTCCGCTGCCGCCGCTCGACGGCGGCCGGATCGTGGTGGCATTGCTGCCGCCCAAACAGGGTTATGCCTTCTCGCGCATCGAGCCCTACGGTTTCTACATCGTGATGGCGCTGGTCCTGACGAAATTGCTGACGCGGTACTGGCTATCGCCGCTGATGGACGTATTTTTCGGCGTGATTCGCTTTCTGCTGATGCCCTTGTTGCTGCTGCTGCGCTAA
- the dapA gene encoding 4-hydroxy-tetrahydrodipicolinate synthase, whose translation MTLASTARGSDTDSGAHRSIQGSIVAIVTPMQEDGALDLPAFRALLDWHVAEGTDAVVVVGTSGESPTLPVDEHLLMIETAVTHLNKRLPVIAGAGGNSTAEAIELSREAQRLGADATLQVVPYYNKPTQEGMYRHFKAIAEAVDLPSILYNVPGRTVADMSNETVVRLAAVPGIVGIKDATGNLDRAAGLLRDVPAGFSVFSGDDLTAVALMWLGGQGNISVTANVAPRAMHTLCASAMAGDIATSRALHMKLLALHRTLFVEANPIPVKWALQQLDKIAGGLRLPLTPFDARFHEDMRSAMRDAGLLSSI comes from the coding sequence ATGACCCTTGCTTCCACCGCGCGCGGATCTGACACAGACAGCGGCGCGCATCGCTCCATCCAAGGCAGCATCGTCGCGATCGTCACGCCGATGCAAGAAGATGGCGCCCTCGACCTGCCGGCATTCCGAGCCCTGCTCGACTGGCATGTGGCCGAAGGGACCGACGCCGTCGTCGTCGTGGGCACCAGTGGCGAATCGCCGACGCTGCCGGTCGACGAACATCTGTTGATGATCGAAACCGCGGTCACGCATCTGAATAAACGCTTGCCGGTGATCGCCGGCGCCGGCGGCAATTCGACTGCCGAGGCAATCGAATTGAGCCGTGAGGCGCAGCGTCTGGGCGCGGATGCGACGCTGCAGGTCGTGCCGTACTACAACAAGCCGACGCAGGAAGGCATGTACCGGCATTTCAAGGCGATCGCCGAGGCTGTCGATCTGCCTTCGATTCTGTACAACGTGCCGGGTCGTACCGTTGCCGACATGAGCAACGAGACGGTGGTCCGTCTCGCGGCCGTTCCGGGGATCGTCGGCATCAAGGACGCGACCGGTAATCTGGATCGCGCGGCAGGACTGTTGCGCGACGTGCCGGCCGGTTTCTCGGTATTCAGCGGCGACGACCTTACCGCCGTTGCGCTGATGTGGCTGGGCGGTCAGGGCAATATCTCGGTGACTGCGAACGTCGCACCGCGCGCGATGCATACGCTTTGCGCGTCCGCGATGGCGGGGGATATTGCGACTTCGCGTGCGCTTCACATGAAGTTGCTGGCGCTGCATCGGACGCTGTTCGTCGAGGCGAACCCGATCCCGGTCAAGTGGGCGCTGCAACAGTTGGACAAGATCGCCGGAGGCCTGCGCTTGCCGTTGACGCCTTTCGATGCCCGTTTCCACGAGGATATGCGCTCCGCTATGCGGGACGCTGGCTTGTTGTCGTCTATTTGA
- the bamC gene encoding outer membrane protein assembly factor BamC has product MKLKAYRPAMAVLALSTVASLSGCAGLKDKLAGDKVDYSNATSVPDLKVPAGLAQPKIETQYVAPPVAAVNHGPQMSITQDGAKTVGLPTAQDPLGMHVVKDSDQQWLIVDGRSPEELWPELKTFWADNGFVIALDSPTTGVMETDWAENRAKIPQDWFRRTFGKLVDGIYSSGTRDKFRTRLEHTADGGTAIYITQHGMVEKDVGTGNTSTSTRWQDSPRNPQLELAFMGRLMERFGLSNAQAKQLIVSARPADARVVSLDTSSGAPILRVNEPVDRTWLRVGLALDRSDFLVDESNQQTGTFVVRYSNPVDDNARTSGIFGKLFKGSATKGKGAPLHVAVRPDAAGRAQVMVLDTNGQPDDSREARRLVTLLQAQLS; this is encoded by the coding sequence ATGAAGCTGAAGGCTTATCGTCCCGCCATGGCGGTGCTGGCGCTGTCGACGGTTGCGTCGCTGTCGGGCTGTGCCGGATTGAAGGACAAGCTGGCGGGGGACAAGGTCGATTATTCGAATGCGACATCGGTGCCGGACCTGAAGGTTCCCGCCGGTCTCGCACAGCCGAAGATCGAAACGCAGTATGTGGCGCCGCCGGTGGCGGCCGTCAACCACGGTCCCCAGATGAGCATCACGCAGGACGGCGCCAAGACAGTCGGTCTGCCGACGGCGCAGGATCCGCTGGGCATGCACGTGGTCAAGGACAGCGACCAGCAATGGCTGATCGTCGATGGCCGCTCGCCGGAAGAGCTGTGGCCGGAACTGAAGACTTTCTGGGCCGATAACGGCTTTGTGATCGCGCTCGATTCGCCGACGACCGGTGTGATGGAGACCGATTGGGCGGAAAACCGCGCGAAGATTCCGCAAGACTGGTTCCGTCGTACCTTCGGCAAGCTGGTGGACGGCATCTACTCGTCGGGCACGCGCGACAAGTTCCGCACCCGTCTGGAACATACGGCGGACGGTGGCACGGCGATCTATATCACGCAGCATGGCATGGTCGAGAAGGACGTCGGCACCGGCAACACATCGACATCGACACGCTGGCAGGACAGCCCGCGCAATCCGCAACTCGAACTGGCGTTCATGGGACGCCTGATGGAGCGCTTCGGTTTGAGCAATGCCCAGGCGAAGCAGTTGATCGTCAGCGCGCGTCCGGCCGATGCCCGTGTCGTCAGCCTGGATACCAGCAGTGGCGCGCCGATACTGCGCGTCAACGAGCCGGTCGATCGTACCTGGCTGCGTGTCGGCCTGGCCTTGGACCGCAGTGATTTCCTGGTCGACGAAAGCAACCAGCAAACGGGTACCTTTGTGGTCCGTTACTCGAATCCGGTCGACGACAATGCGCGCACGTCCGGTATCTTCGGCAAGTTGTTCAAGGGCTCGGCCACCAAGGGCAAGGGCGCGCCGCTGCACGTGGCCGTGCGCCCGGACGCGGCCGGCCGTGCGCAAGTGATGGTGCTCGATACGAACGGCCAGCCGGACGATTCGCGTGAAGCGCGTCGCCTGGTGACGCTGTTGCAGGCGCAATTGAGCTGA
- a CDS encoding MBL fold metallo-hydrolase, whose protein sequence is MRFSSLGSGSDGNALVVEQTSGTTTTRILLDCGFSAKEASRRLERAGLSVEDIDAILITHEHSDHIGSALTLCRKFGIPLYTSWGTAQAVGAVGDARITLHLLQCGVPMALRDLQIRPYTVPHDAREPLQFVFSDGARTLGVLTDAGCGTSHITQSLQGCDALVLECNHDRSMLANSRYHAALKARIGGMLGHLANDSAAEILATLDHGRLQHLVAAHLSKENNQAALARDAVNAVWGRGDDDVVIATQDDGFDWLAL, encoded by the coding sequence ATGCGTTTCTCTAGCCTGGGGAGCGGCAGCGACGGCAACGCGCTTGTCGTCGAACAGACCAGCGGCACCACGACCACTCGTATCTTGTTGGACTGCGGCTTCTCGGCAAAGGAAGCCTCACGTCGATTGGAGCGGGCCGGTTTGAGCGTCGAGGATATCGACGCGATTCTGATTACCCACGAGCATTCCGATCACATCGGCAGTGCGCTGACGTTGTGCCGCAAGTTCGGCATTCCGCTCTACACCAGTTGGGGTACGGCTCAGGCGGTTGGCGCCGTCGGCGATGCTCGCATTACCTTGCACCTTCTGCAATGCGGCGTGCCGATGGCCTTGCGCGATCTTCAGATTCGTCCATACACGGTGCCGCATGACGCGCGCGAGCCGTTGCAATTCGTGTTCTCCGATGGCGCCCGGACCCTGGGCGTCTTGACCGATGCCGGCTGCGGCACCTCGCACATCACGCAGTCCCTGCAAGGCTGCGATGCCTTGGTGCTCGAATGCAATCATGATCGGTCGATGCTTGCCAACAGTCGCTATCATGCGGCATTGAAGGCACGTATCGGCGGCATGCTGGGCCATTTGGCGAACGACAGCGCGGCGGAGATTCTCGCGACACTCGACCATGGTCGCTTGCAGCACCTGGTCGCGGCGCATCTCAGCAAGGAAAACAATCAAGCGGCCTTGGCGCGCGACGCGGTCAATGCGGTGTGGGGCCGTGGCGATGACGACGTGGTGATCGCCACGCAAGACGACGGGTTCGACTGGCTCGCGCTTTGA